From one Amphiura filiformis chromosome 13, Afil_fr2py, whole genome shotgun sequence genomic stretch:
- the LOC140167767 gene encoding toll-like receptor 2 type-2: MAHLHMGPYTCFYPDSEKDYSITQVNLDCALHLWKYILIAIACTIVLISGILIVRYWWHIKYKFFLLFNRRRNQQHHLIENAERIDDDENGPPRYDAYVPYHEESADDWVHGELLPNIEQGEEPFRLFLRCRDMRIGRTKLDEIFLHMQRSRKVLLILSPHFFEDNWCIKELEMAHYRVLEENRYVMIFIILEEIPNNKKTLLFRQLLCKVQCLKWPGD, translated from the coding sequence ATGGCCCATCTTCATATGGGACCATATACATGCTTTTACCCAGATTCAGAAAAAGATTACAGTATTACACAGGTAAATTTAGATTGTGCATTACACCTATGGAAATATATTTTAATTGCCATTGCTTGTACTATAGTACTAATTTCAGGAATTTTGATTGTACGTTATTGGTGGCACATCAAGTACAAATTTTTCCTGCTGTTCAACAGAAGAAGAAACCAACAACACCATCTTATTGAAAATGCTGAACGTATCGATGATGATGAGAATGGACCCCCTCGATATGATGCCTATGTCCCCTACCATGAAGAAAGTGCTGATGATTGGGTACATGGAGAGCTTCTACCCAATATTGAACAAGGAGAGGAACCTTTCAGACTTTTCCTAAGGTGTCGAGACATGCGTATTGGGAGAACAAAGCTAGATGAAATATTTCTTCACATGCAAAGAAGCCGCAAGGTTCTTCTTATACTCTCACCACATTTTTTTGAAGACAACTGGTGTATTAAAGAACTAGAGATGGCACATTATAGAGTCCTGGAAGAGAATCGATATGTGATGATTTTTATCATCCTGGAAGAGATTCCAAATAATAAAAAGACTCTGTTGTTTAGACAACTACTCTGTAAAGTGCAGTGCCTAAAGTGGCCAGGTGATTGA
- the LOC140168524 gene encoding uncharacterized protein isoform X1, translating into MSDDTTTHPLSVMPTTTSTPTATSNTPTAAPGTPVEEPSTPPPPPSTPPPPPPAGVDPENGRGIHSDVPVTADHVDQEAQKEFHIKKLELKVSGFIDLSGLIATFSVLVLLLSQPNRNEYFLPVMVFIFLCMILQCILAVILVIRHNTLDAEAHIIAGSVEGATTEARNWYIRESRRLLTVSSLALMFITIFNILIAAFVGLAGASTMIQSDCSRT; encoded by the exons ATGTCAGATGATACAACTACGCATCCTCTTAGCGTAATGCCGACGACTACATCAACTCCAACAGCGACGAGTAATACACCAACAGCAGCACCG gGTACTCCTGTAGAAGAGCCAtctacaccaccaccaccaccatcaacaCCACCTCCGCCACCACCAGCGGGAGTAGATCCGGAAAATGGAAGGGGCATACATTCAG ACGTTCCAGTTACCGCTGATCATGTTGACCAAGAAGCG CAAAAAGAGTTTCACATCAAGAAATTGGAGTTAAAAGTCTCAGGTTTCATCGATTTATCGGGCCTTATAGCAACATTTTCAGTTTTAGTACTACTTCTAAGTCAGCCAAACCGAAATGAGTACTTTTTACCGGTTATGGTCTTCATTTTTCTCTGCATGATTCTTCAATGCATTCTTGCTGTTATCTTAGTGATCAGG CACAACACATTGGACGCAGAAGCGCATATCATTGCTGGCAGCGTTGAGGGCGCTACTACAGAAGCACGTAATTGGTACATCCGGGAATCTCGTCGTCTTCTTACTGTTTCTTCATTGGCATTAATGTTTATTACAATATTCAATATACTTATCGCTGCCTTCGTTGGACTTGCCGGTGCCTCGACGATGATTCAATCAGATTGTTCCCGTACGTAG
- the LOC140168524 gene encoding uncharacterized protein isoform X2: MNFYEPWTTLQGTPVEEPSTPPPPPSTPPPPPPAGVDPENGRGIHSDVPVTADHVDQEAQKEFHIKKLELKVSGFIDLSGLIATFSVLVLLLSQPNRNEYFLPVMVFIFLCMILQCILAVILVIRHNTLDAEAHIIAGSVEGATTEARNWYIRESRRLLTVSSLALMFITIFNILIAAFVGLAGASTMIQSDCSRT, translated from the exons ATGAACTTTTATGAACCGTGGACTACTCTGCAG gGTACTCCTGTAGAAGAGCCAtctacaccaccaccaccaccatcaacaCCACCTCCGCCACCACCAGCGGGAGTAGATCCGGAAAATGGAAGGGGCATACATTCAG ACGTTCCAGTTACCGCTGATCATGTTGACCAAGAAGCG CAAAAAGAGTTTCACATCAAGAAATTGGAGTTAAAAGTCTCAGGTTTCATCGATTTATCGGGCCTTATAGCAACATTTTCAGTTTTAGTACTACTTCTAAGTCAGCCAAACCGAAATGAGTACTTTTTACCGGTTATGGTCTTCATTTTTCTCTGCATGATTCTTCAATGCATTCTTGCTGTTATCTTAGTGATCAGG CACAACACATTGGACGCAGAAGCGCATATCATTGCTGGCAGCGTTGAGGGCGCTACTACAGAAGCACGTAATTGGTACATCCGGGAATCTCGTCGTCTTCTTACTGTTTCTTCATTGGCATTAATGTTTATTACAATATTCAATATACTTATCGCTGCCTTCGTTGGACTTGCCGGTGCCTCGACGATGATTCAATCAGATTGTTCCCGTACGTAG